TGGTGTCCTCCGTCTCATCGGCCAGGGCTGTCGGCAGCACCGTGCCCAGATAGAAGTCCAGGATGCTGTTCATGGCGTGGCAGGCGAACGGCGtctggagaaggagagggaagcATCAGCCTGGTTATACGAGTCTCCTTTAACTCTTTCAAAGTctgctgtttctttatttagggaaccatgttttcttttaatgatgAATTAAAAGTGAAACTTACTTTGAGAGATTCCTCCACGCTCTGGTCGAGAAGCGCTGTGTCCAAATTATCGTTTGCTTCCTGcaaacagaaggagaaaaaaaaaagcttgtgtTCAGTGTGCtgtgaggcagacagacacacagtcagcatcacctggagacagacaggagctaCACGGCCACATATGGGCGATGAGGATGTCTCCAAATGATGCTGCACTAACTGTCGAGGTCGGTGCAGAGTGAGTGCTGCGCTTTTACTCACGTAGAAGTCTCGGATGTGTGAGAAGTTCTCTCTGAGTTTCATCATCGGAGTAGAGACATTGCTGACAAGTGTCAAGAGGACCAGGACGCACATGAGGAGAGACCGAGGAGTCATGGCGTTGCAGGTGGACAGGCTACTGAAGTCTtctggaggcagagaggagaggtctTCAGGGTAAAGATGTTGCTGAAGAGTAAAGTGAGCATATTTGGTCTCATGTCTTGGGTTAATTTATAGTCGAAATTTCGACAGGTGAGGGAGGAGACTGACTGGAAGAGAAATGGTTAAACATGCTTCATACATAcaggagaatttttttcctCAATGAGATTTGGGCCCCTCCTCCCATG
This Pagrus major chromosome 6, Pma_NU_1.0 DNA region includes the following protein-coding sequences:
- the LOC140998391 gene encoding interleukin-10-like — protein: MTPRSLLMCVLVLLTLVSNVSTPMMKLRENFSHIRDFYEANDNLDTALLDQSVEESLKTPFACHAMNSILDFYLGTVLPTALADETEDTRDLKPHMQSIQQIFDQLKTDVHTCRHYFSCKKTFDITSLNSTYTQMESKGLYKAMGELDLLFNYIETYLASKRHGTHVASA